The genomic segment acaAGTATATCTTTATACCTGCTGTCAGCACGCAGGTGGACTCTTCATTTACCAACAGTCATTCGAACCCACTTTGTTCAGAAATGCACTTGCATTGACACTTAATCACATCTCATGAAAAAGGTGCATGACTGAACCCTGtacagaaaactaaaaacagtGCGCATCATAAGACATATTGCTAACCGCATAATTATATGATTGCATATTTGGGATTTAAGCTAGGTGTTGTTAcgttttttttaagataaaatgcCATAATCGTTTTGGTTACCACATCCTGATGACTGGATACCAGCCTAGAATCCATCTCTTACCGTCAAGCTGTGATATCCATCCAACAACAGCAACTGTGTATCCGCTtctaaaaccaaaataatatttttttcatgtattaaataaacaacatatacTATAGTCCATCCTCTGGTTTGTGCTCTTTTAAAAATTaccctttaaaaacagaacCATACAATGTCCTAATCAAGCAGATCTCTTTAAGTAGAATGTTTTCCTGTCCTCCTAAttcatgtgacagtcacatcAATGTTGATTTCCTTTCAATTTGGTGGCTTAAATTAGGATTTGTGTAGCGACATGAACACTAGTGTGTTGTGGATGGAAAAGTACTAAGTAGTTGACATGAAAATGTCTTCATGAAAGTGCCAAATTATTCAATTCAGTTAGCAAATAGCAGTCACAGACTTTAAGTGGGTTGAGAAGTATTACCCAACTGTCTTCCCCACAATGTAGTAACAAGGAAATAGATTCATATTATACAAAAAGAAACTCTTTGTGGCTTGGTGTGCATAGCATATATACTGAAGGCATGACTTTCCCTGCTTTATAACAGGATTTAGTGTCATATAATGTTAGTTATATCTTAGGTCTCCATCCATTAATGAACTGCATGAGTTTCTTCACTTGTAGTTTGCTTAGCTTGAAGTCCTCGGACAAAATCTCTTCAGTGAGCTGCAGGAGTAAATTCCCATCAATCttctcagaaacaaaaagagaaacaatgtCATCTGGCAGGCCGATAAATCTGAGAGATTTGGACACCTCTTCAATAGAGAGACCAGCCAGGCTGGATGGGGGCTGCCATTGCGCAGTGGGAGAAGAGGACGGACAGTTAGGAGTTAATGGGTTAGTGGTGGGATGTATCTCTTTTGTGCCTTCCTCATGTTGAGTAAGTGAGCAATTTGAAGTGTCCTGCGTACTGTCACAGGTTGATCCGGACAGTAAATCTTTGCACTTCTTTACGGCATTTGATTTCGGTGTTCTCGGTGGTAAGATGGGGCAAGAGAGGCTCTGCTTAGTGTTTGATTCTTCTATCGGCTTGTCTCTGTACATTTCCGAATTGTAACTTGAGGATTTGGTGCAGAACTGATTCAGAGAAGCTTTCTGCAATCTGAAGTCTTTACTGCTGTGTGCGTGCTCTCGGCCATCAAAGTCAACAAGGCTGGATGTGCAGGTTTTTGTATTTGGGGATCTCTTTCTGGGGTAACTGTAGTAACTTCGACAGCTGGCTGGTAGAAATTCATCCATACCACGCGACTCTCCTCCACTGAAGTTATTTGGCCAAGACAACCTGGAGGACATCCCGTCTGAGGGCAGGCTACCACTGGGCAAAGTAGCATTTGGCTCACTGGTGGATTTACCCCAGTTACAAGGGTAGCACACTTGGCTTTGCTCTTGTGGGTCAGCCGCCTCTTGCTCGCTTGCTCCAATACTGATGGAAAAATATCAGATTATTTAGTAGTAGAGGAGCAAACCTCATGTGAACCTTATCATAAGATttgaatatttaacattttaaacacttgGCATATTTTGCAGCTGTTTGAATGCAGGTTGTGTGATAAAGAGAAACTGCAATATACAGATACTTTGTTATTCTACAGAGGTTTAATTGTTACAAACAGATGCTATGAAATGGTTTCAATTCTTACATGTTGTGGAGCCCAGAAGAATAATAGGAGAGGGTTGGACTTGGAGAGCGCGTCTCCTGCTGCCGTGGTTTGGACAGGATGGGTACCGATGGCATCTGTTTCAAACTTCGTGGAGGAATCGGTGGGGCATTCAAAAGACGGCATTCTTCTTTCACCTAGAAAGGTATGATCTAACTTTGAAACTGACAGTAAAACTaatattcacttttcatttctgaAAAACTGGAGGTGTAACACTGCTTAAGTATAATGCATGATACTCACAGCTTCAGACTTGGGTGGGACTGGTGGTGGAGTAAGAGACACATCTGAGCTAGTCACTGCACCAACAGGACAAGTGACTGGGTATGACAGGGCTGCTGTTGTACCACAGCCGTTGTTGATGCCTCGGATTCCCTCAGTTAAAGACGATTTTGGGATCTGGCCTCTCAAGTGATCCAGCCACAGCTCCTCATAGGGAACGTCCGACTTGTTTAGGGATGGCTGCTGGTTTGAGCTATCCAATAGCTCGGGGAAAAAGTGTTCGTTTTCTCCCGAGTCTGAAGGAATGCTGTCGGAAGGCAGAAGAGCCCAATCTCCGCATAGCGTCATACATCCCTGCAAGTTGACCTCACTGTTACCGTGCAGGTTGCTGCCATACACGCACACGGATAGTCGGTGGAAAGACTGGGTGAGTTCATCGCGGGCGTACGTTAAAGAGCTGGGAATCTGCATGTGGTTGGCGCACCCGTTGGAGGTGCTGCTGCCTGCACTGCTTCCGCTGCAACTGCCATTCCCGCTGCTTTTCTTAGGGCTCTTAGCGTCGTCGTTCCAGTCAGTTCGCACATCCCGGACGGCACGAGAATAGTCATCTATGTCAAACTGCTCCTGGCAGAAGGAGAACCAGCGATACACCATAGTGTCTAGCCACAACTCTCCTTGCAGCAGTTCCTCTGGAATAATAAATCGAGGCATGGCCATATGAAAGGGAAAATGGATGGGGATAATTTTGTTGCTTCTCAGAATGCAGCACACTACCACTGTCTTCGTCTGAATGTTGACCAATTTGTAACGATGACCTTCCCGGATGAGATGGAGGTCATGCTGGTTGCGGGGTGGACTGCTGGGTACCGTCACATTGACCGGGAGACGGGTTTTCTCCACAATGTTCCTGATGGTGTGCTCCCCGTCCTGCATCTGAAGCTCCAGAGGACTACAGGTGCTGAACCTGCCTTTGCACTGGAAAGGTAGGCTGATGCTCTCATTGGTGCGATGGTTCATGCAGATCAAGCAAGGCATCTTGCCTCGACCAATCTTACTGATGGAATTCAGCTTCCCGATCTTCTTAAAGATAGTGTTGAATCTTGATTTTTCTTTGGAGGTCTTGGCATACAGGATCTCAGCCTGGCCCATTAATGTCAGTTCATCACCGGTGCTTAGTGTAATATTGTAAACTTCTGTGTCTTCATTGCATTCCCCTGAAGCCATCTGTGAAAAGATGACATATGGTGTAAGCACTAAAGAAATGAATGAGTGCATTTGTACCTCAtgatcttgatttttttttttagtaaaaccCCTAGCAGTGTACTTGAGAACTTTTCTTTCGTAATGCATCGCAGCTTCTGTGTTAGTGTGGTTTCACAGCCCTAAACACCACTTACCAGTGTGGACAGAAGACTATTACACCAGTTAAATGTGAGAGGAAGCTAAAACCAAAAAGCGACAATGACAAAGATACTGTGGAAAGGTAAGCTTTAATGCCGTCGAAgctacagctgtttttaaaaacaggcTTTGTGGAACAGACCTTGctaaaactaaatcaaattaACTTAAAAAGTCCAAGGTATATTTAAATATCAGTATGATTTCTAGTCTTAACAGGAAATCTTACGGACTACTGCTCATATCAGAATCGATAGTCAGAGGTCTAGAGAAGTAAATGATagaaaaagatatttatttttaataacacacaagtaatcataataatttctTGAACAGATTAGACATACCTTGACATTGAAAGTGATTTCTTCCATGACGTATACCCTTTCAGGGAATGCTTTGGCCACCTCCTCCACGCTGTTGAAGTATTGCACAGGTTCCTTGACATCTCTGTCCTGTTCCAGCAGCTTAAACTGACCTAAAGTAGGAAAAGACACAACAGTGCGACTAACTCAAGCAAGCATTGAAGCCTCATTAACTGGACCATAGTCCCAAATTTCAGCAACCCATATCATCTTTTGCATTTTCAGGATTTAATAGAGCTGCTcaatatatttgaaatattcTTATTTTGGGGTAGTTTAAGGATTTGCTGTGCCATAATCTCTAGAAATTATTCTTTGACAGGAAATAATTAGTTTTAAGAAGCTCCATAAACAGATGCTCTAAAATTTAAAAGACAGGGGCATATGTTCTGTGTCACTGAGTTTTTATCAACTATAAAAACTGTTTCAGAGTTAAAGCTGTCAATTTTCACTGTAGAAGATAATGATCCAatagacacaaacatacagtacatcatcaAAATATGATATCAGGCAAATTCAGGGAGTATCTATGCACGTGTATACCTTCATAGTGAACTGGTATCTCTATTTTGGGCCCGATGACATAGTGTCCTTCCTCTAGACTGTGAGCAGTAATAGTCGTCCACTGACGGCAGGAATGAATCAAGAGGTAGTCATTGTCTCTGAGCCCTTCAACCAACTGACCTGCAGgagtgaaaacaacaaattcacTTACAAAGCAGAACACGTTATACCTTACAGTCCAGGATATACTGTACAACGGCACAGTGCAATAGTCAtggaaaatataaatgtacGATAAATTTACCAAACCTTTGGTATAACTTTTTGCTGTACTTTTTAGTCAAAATCTTAACAGTCATGAAACACTGAAGCCTGTCTTGTAGAACATGAAACACCACGTGACAGTCGCAGCATCATGACACTTTCAAAGAGCCAGATTAATAGCTAAAGCCTGACTAGACACACTGGGGTGTCTAGAATGTGAGTCACGACAGCATTGAAATGAATCTATAATGACCACGGACAAGACTAATTCTGAATGACTAGCCCAAACAATTGATCATTATCTGCTGTATAAGGAGTGCCGTGGTTACTGTTTCCCTGTTTCATGTAGCTTGAGAAATTTGCAGGATGCTCTTAACACTCATAGGCATTGGATGACTCAGCAACACATCCTCCATGGACTAATgacctctaaaaaaaaaaaaaaaggaaacgcTTCCATTTAAAAGTAGCTGAGAGTGTCAGAAGATGGCAAGATAAAGATCAAAATAGTAATCACTGCAGATTTCATaacagcttctttttttaagtACATAATCAGATGCTCGCATGATTCAAAACAGCTGTTGACACTAACCCCTGAGTCATCTGTAATAAGTTTTAGTTTCATCATCATATAACTTTACTGTATCatcttgtgttgttttgctttAGTACATCTTTCATTTTaccttaaagtccccctccactcaaaaatgtttttcttgttgttcctacagttgaatgtttgagcttcactgtgcagaataatgtgTGTGCAAAGTCCGatactagaaggctgttttcacattgatctgctgaaagtggaaagtttctctgtgctcactgacaatctgattttaagggggcggacctatgagcatgatttgcAACTAGTTTGGGGCCAATCCCAGTACAATATTCAACTTGGACAAacgtgatgtggaaacttaaatcctccagtgcacaaacactgagaatggactttacaagTGAAGTAgcagacatcttgtgtccagcaggaaaacatctgatattaaatatgtttcatatttatagatttaaattaaatttttaatgaaggagaagcaggagatgtcattttaagtattttaacaagataattgaacttttttgtggtaaatggtttgtgtgtttttttcaatagagtattttatatatattttaaaacatgtcctTTAAGTTAGGCCttaaatcaacaaaaatgtTGACTGCAGTAATCTGATTAGGTCTGAAAATCTTCCCACTAGAAATGACACTTGCAGCTCTGTCCTTGTGTTAatatatcttttaaaaatgtcattctgTTGCACATGTGCCTTTACTTTATGCACACATTTTCAAGCAATCACCTTATTGCGCAGTTTTAACAGTCTTGTTATGATATAGTTTTGCTTTATAATCTCCAGTATGCTGTGTTGGAAATGTATACATCTATAAAATTATACTGACTCAGGAAACGTTATTTAGTGAGATTTGTTCGATAGATGCAAGATATAGACGCACATTGTTTAACTTTAATTAGAAGATGCAATCTTTCATGTACTTCTTGGACAGTTCTGTTGATAAATAATAGGTTATGCAGACAAAATCAGTCGCACAAATGTGTATTACAAACGGCTTGACGTTAGTTTACCTTAGCAGCGAGCAAATGCTAGGTTAGGTTGTAAATTGGCTCGAAAAAAAAGTTACTCACCATTATCCAGCTTGGCGATTTGAGGCAACCTATAAGCACTGACAAGTTGATCTAAGGGTAAAGACGTCGTGCTCCATGTAACATCTTTTAAATTGTTGTACAACAT from the Thunnus albacares chromosome 21, fThuAlb1.1, whole genome shotgun sequence genome contains:
- the garem gene encoding GRB2-associated and regulator of MAPK protein 1, with protein sequence MELGTMLYNNLKDVTWSTTSLPLDQLVSAYRLPQIAKLDNGQLVEGLRDNDYLLIHSCRQWTTITAHSLEEGHYVIGPKIEIPVHYEGQFKLLEQDRDVKEPVQYFNSVEEVAKAFPERVYVMEEITFNVKMASGECNEDTEVYNITLSTGDELTLMGQAEILYAKTSKEKSRFNTIFKKIGKLNSISKIGRGKMPCLICMNHRTNESISLPFQCKGRFSTCSPLELQMQDGEHTIRNIVEKTRLPVNVTVPSSPPRNQHDLHLIREGHRYKLVNIQTKTVVVCCILRSNKIIPIHFPFHMAMPRFIIPEELLQGELWLDTMVYRWFSFCQEQFDIDDYSRAVRDVRTDWNDDAKSPKKSSGNGSCSGSSAGSSTSNGCANHMQIPSSLTYARDELTQSFHRLSVCVYGSNLHGNSEVNLQGCMTLCGDWALLPSDSIPSDSGENEHFFPELLDSSNQQPSLNKSDVPYEELWLDHLRGQIPKSSLTEGIRGINNGCGTTAALSYPVTCPVGAVTSSDVSLTPPPVPPKSEAVKEECRLLNAPPIPPRSLKQMPSVPILSKPRQQETRSPSPTLSYYSSGLHNIIGASEQEAADPQEQSQVCYPCNWGKSTSEPNATLPSGSLPSDGMSSRLSWPNNFSGGESRGMDEFLPASCRSYYSYPRKRSPNTKTCTSSLVDFDGREHAHSSKDFRLQKASLNQFCTKSSSYNSEMYRDKPIEESNTKQSLSCPILPPRTPKSNAVKKCKDLLSGSTCDSTQDTSNCSLTQHEEGTKEIHPTTNPLTPNCPSSSPTAQWQPPSSLAGLSIEEVSKSLRFIGLPDDIVSLFVSEKIDGNLLLQLTEEILSEDFKLSKLQVKKLMQFINGWRPKI